The Fusarium graminearum PH-1 chromosome 2, whole genome shotgun sequence genome includes a region encoding these proteins:
- a CDS encoding riboflavin kinase, giving the protein MTSRPSVVGPDAGPEAPYPLHMEGKVISGFGRGSKELGIPTANLPVDEAMTPWISDMASGVYFGYASLALPSEHPDAPSSASSNAAPQSGTEDALLSAEAPANPPFHIFPMVMSIGYNPFYKNEVRSAEVHVLHKFTADFYDVPMRLLILGFIREEKDYKSLEALIEDINFDCEVAKNSLAREAWAPEKGRVISGKDVGGHLDAQWLVRDA; this is encoded by the exons atgaccTCTCGTCCTTCAGTTGTCGGCCCGGACGCCGGTCCAGAGGCCCCTTATCCTCTTCACATGGAAGGCAAGGTCATATCTGGTTTCGGTCGCGGTTCTAAAGAG CTTGGTATCCCTACCGCCAACCTCCCcgttgatgaagccatgaCCCCCTGGATCTCAGATATGGCTTCAGGCGTCTACTTTGGCTACGCCTCTCTCGCACTCCCCTCTGAGCACCCCGACGCTCCCTCATCAGCGTCATCCAATGCTGCTCCCCAGAGTGGCACAGAGGACGCTCTTCTCTCAGCCGAAGCTCCCGCTAACCCCCCCTTCCACATCTTCCCCATGGTCATGTCCATTGGTTACAATCCCTTCTACAAGAACGAGGTTCGCAGTGCCGAGGTCCACGTGCTGCACAAGTTCACTGCCGACTTTTACGATGTGCCTATGCGCTTGCTCATTCTTGGATTCATCCGTGAGGAGAAGGACTACAAGAGTCTGGAGGCTCTTATTGAGGACATCAACTTTGATTGCGAAGTTGCAAAGAACAGTCTTGCTCGTGAGGCATGGGCTCCTGAGAAGGGCCGCGTTATCAGTGGCAAGGATGTAGGGGGCCACTTGGATGCCCAGTGGCTGGTTCGTGATGCTTAG
- a CDS encoding 2-oxoisovalerate dehydrogenase subunit beta, whose protein sequence is MKHRVIHQFKRAHIASCPSTARFSLALPIGRRCYSTHPPNAKLNLPVDYGTTPLLAHSSQTALSHKELPEHIRNGPTKKMNLFQAINDAMGIALTEDESVVVFGEDVAFGGVFRCTMNLAETHGAERVFNTPLTEQGIMGFGIGLAAEGMRPIAEIQFADYVYPAFDQLVNEAAKFRYRDGTCGRSVGGLTVRMPCGGVGHGGLYHSQSPESLFTHIPGLKVIMPRSPAQAKGLLLAAIRSNDPCVFLEPKILYRAAVEQVPTGSYELPLSKAEVLKEGKDVTIVSYGQPLYLCHNAIKQAEQDLGISVELIDLRTLYPWDKKTVLESVRKTGRAMVVHEAMVNAGIGAEVAAVIQEDHDTFLRLEAPVARVAGWSIHQPLLYERFNLPDVARIYDNIKRLLDY, encoded by the exons atgaagcaCCGTGTCATCCACCAATTTAAGAGGGCTCACATCGCCAGCTGCCCCTCGACAGCCCGGTTCTCACTTGCATTGCCTATAGGCCGACGATGCTACTCGACACATCCCCCAAATGCCAAACTTAACCTCCCCGTCGACTACGGCACGACGCCTCTACTCGCACATAGCTCCCAAACTGCTCTAAGTCATAAGGAGCTTCCTGAACATATCCGCAATGGcccaacaaagaagatgaaccTGTTCCAGGCCATCAACGATGCGATGGGAATTGCTCTTACAGAAGATGAATCCGTTGTTGTTTTTGGCGAGGACGTAGCCTTTGGTGGTGTCTTCAGATGTACCATGAACCTTGCCGAAACACATGGCGCCGAGAGAGTGTTCAACACTCCTCTCACAGAGCAAGGAATTATGGGTTTCGGTATTGGTCTTGCTGCGGAAGGCATGCGGCCCATTGCTGAGATCCAGTTTGCCGACTATGTCTACCCAGCATTTGACCAATTGGTAAATGAGGCGGCCAAGTTCAGATATCGTGATGGAACCTGCGGCCGAAGTGTTGGTGGATTGACTGTTCGAATGCCTTGCGGCGGTGTCGGTCACGGTGGTCTCTACCATTCACAATCTCCCGAGAGTTTGTTTACACATATCCCTGGACTGAAGGTCATCATGCCAAGATCGCCGGCCCAAGCCAAAGGTCTTCTCTTGGCAGCTATCCGTAGCAACGATCCCTGCGTCTTCTTGGAACCCAAGATCTTGTATCGTGCAGCTGTTGAGCAAGTACCCACAGGCTCATACGAACTCCCGCTATCAAAGGCTgaagtcttgaaggaagGCAAAGATGTCACTATTGTTTCTTATGGTCAACCTCTTTACCTCTGCCATAATGCCATTAAGCAAGCAGAACAGGACTTGGGCATCTCCGTTGAGTTGATTGACCTGAGGACTTTGTACCCTTGGGATAAGAAGACTGTTCTCGAGAGTGTTCGAAAGACAGGACGGGCTATGGTTGTCCACGAGGCCATGGTTAACGCAGGTATCGGTGCTGAGGTTGCTGCGGTTATTCAAGAGGATCACGATACTTTCTTGAGATTGGAGGCTCCGGTTGCTCGGGTTGCTGGTTGGAGTATTCACCAGCCTCTTCTTTATGAGAGATTCAACCTACCTGACGTTGCAA GAATTtacgacaacatcaagaggCTACTGGATTATTGA